Sequence from the bacterium genome:
GTCGTGCCGCCGTCGCTCGACGTCCAGGTCGAAGGGCCCACCGACGTCGTCGCCCACCTCACGGCGCAGTCGATCCGCATCGTGGTGGACGCCGGCGGACGCGGCGCGGGGCGCTACCAGTTCACGCCGCAGGCGCAGCTGCCCGAGGGCGTGCGCGTGCTCAACCTCCGCCCGACCCGCGTCCTCGTGATCCTCACGCCGTCCTAGCCGCGTGGGCCGCCTCTTCGGCACGGACGGCATCCGCGGCGTCGCCAACGCCGATCTGTCCACCGAACTCGTCGACCGCGTCGCCCGGGCCGCGGTCCACGTGCTGGCGCCGGGGCGGCGGGGGCGTGTGGCGATCGGCCGGGACCCGCGGATCTCCGGAGACCTGCTGGAAGCGCAGCTCGCGGCGGGCCTGTGCTCCGCGGGGGCCGACGCGGTCCACCTCGGCGTGCTGCCGACCCCGGGCGTCGCGCTGCTCGTCCGCCGGCTCAACGTGGACGCCGGCGTCGTCATCTCCGCGTCGCACAACCCGGTCGAGGACAACGGGCTGAAGTTCTTCGCGCCCACCGGCTTCAAGCTTCCGGACGCCGTCGAGGACGAGATCGAGCGGTTCGTCGAGAGCGCGGCCGGGTTGCCGCGGCCGTCGGGCACCGAGGTCGGCCGGACGACGACCGTGCCGGACGCTCCCGAGCAGTACCTCGCCTTCCTCGCCGGGCTCGCGAGCGGCCGCTTCACGGGCTGGCGGATCGTCGTCGACTGCGCCAACGGGGCGACCAGCGCGATCGCGCCGCGGCTGTGGGAGGCGCTCGGGGCGACGGTCATCCCGATCCACGCCGAGCCCGACGGGACCAACATCAACGCCGGGTGCGGCTCCACCCATCCGGAGGTCATCGCCGAGGCGGTCGTTCGGGAACACGCGGATCTCGGGTTCGCCCATGACGGCGACGGCGACCGGGTGATCGCCGCGGACCGCCGCGGCCGCATCGTGGATGGGGACGCGATCATGGGAATCGCGGCGCTCCACCGCCGGCGCCACGGACGGCTGCCCGGGAACGCGATCGTCGCTACGGTGATGACGAACCTCGGGCTCGAGGTCGTGCTGCGCGCGGAGGGCATTCGGATCGAGCGGGCCAAGGTCGGGGACCGGTACGTGCTCGAGCGCCTGCTCGAGACCGGGATCACGCTCGGCGGCGAGCAGAGCGGCCATGTGATCTTCCTCGACCACGCGACCACCGGTGACGGGATGCTGACCGCGATTCAGATCGCGAACGTGATACTTGAGGCCGGGCGCGGCCTCGACGAGCTGGCGGCGCGGTTCCACCGGTACCCTCAGGTGCTGCTGAACGTGCGCGTGCAGTCCCCGGACCGCTGGGTGGACGATCCCGAGATCCTCGCGGCCGTCTCGCGCGCCGAGCGGCACCTCGGGGAGCGCGGGCGCGTGCTGGTGCGCGCGTCGGGGACCGAGCCCCTCGTCCGCGTGATGACCGAGTGCGAGAGCGCCGGCGAGGCCGAGGCGCTCGCGCGAGAGCTGGCGGATCTGGTCGCGGAGCGCCTGGGCGGGACGGTGGTCGTGCGGGCGTGACCGCCGCGAACGGCGCCCGCGCCCTGCTCGACATGCTCCGCTCGGCGGGCGTCGAGTACCTTTTCGGCAACCCCGGCACCACCGAACTCCCGCTGCTCGACGAACTGGTCTCCTTCGAGGGCATCGCCTATCGCCTGGTGCTGCAGGAGTCGGTCGCCATCGGCATGGCGGACGGCTACGCGCAGGCGAGCGGGCGGGTGGGCGTGCTTAGCCTTCACGCGACGGGCGGCGTCGCGAACACGCTCGGTCTGCTCTACAACGCGGGGCGGGCCGGCACCCCGCTCTTGCTGCTGTGCGGCCAGCAAGACACGCGCCTCGCCCTGCAGGAGCCGTTCCTCTACTCGGACATGGTGCGCTGGGTGCGGCCGATGGTGAAGTGGGCGCACGAGGTCGCGCACGCTTCCGATCTCGGCCGCGCGCTGCGGCGCGCGCTGAACGAAGCGCTCACGCCGCCAACCGGCCCGGTCTTCCTGACCCTGCCGCTCGACGTGCTGCGGGGCGAGGCGGCCGTCGAGGACGTGGCGCCGCACGTGGCCCGCGGGGGCGCTCCCGATCCCGCGGGCCTCGCGACCGCGGCCGACCTCCTGCGCCGCGCCCGCGCGCCGCTCGTCGTGGCCGGCGACCGGGTGGCACAGGCCTCCGCCGAGCCGGATCTGCTCGCGCTGGCCGAGGCGACGGGGTGGCCCGTGGCGCTCGAGCCGTACCCGACGCGTTTCGTCTTTCCGACGCGTCACCCGCTGGCGCGCGGCGCGCTGCCGCGATTCGCGGGCGGGGTGCGCGCCGCGTTGTCGGACCACGATG
This genomic interval carries:
- the glmM gene encoding phosphoglucosamine mutase → MGRLFGTDGIRGVANADLSTELVDRVARAAVHVLAPGRRGRVAIGRDPRISGDLLEAQLAAGLCSAGADAVHLGVLPTPGVALLVRRLNVDAGVVISASHNPVEDNGLKFFAPTGFKLPDAVEDEIERFVESAAGLPRPSGTEVGRTTTVPDAPEQYLAFLAGLASGRFTGWRIVVDCANGATSAIAPRLWEALGATVIPIHAEPDGTNINAGCGSTHPEVIAEAVVREHADLGFAHDGDGDRVIAADRRGRIVDGDAIMGIAALHRRRHGRLPGNAIVATVMTNLGLEVVLRAEGIRIERAKVGDRYVLERLLETGITLGGEQSGHVIFLDHATTGDGMLTAIQIANVILEAGRGLDELAARFHRYPQVLLNVRVQSPDRWVDDPEILAAVSRAERHLGERGRVLVRASGTEPLVRVMTECESAGEAEALARELADLVAERLGGTVVVRA
- a CDS encoding thiamine pyrophosphate-binding protein; the encoded protein is MTAANGARALLDMLRSAGVEYLFGNPGTTELPLLDELVSFEGIAYRLVLQESVAIGMADGYAQASGRVGVLSLHATGGVANTLGLLYNAGRAGTPLLLLCGQQDTRLALQEPFLYSDMVRWVRPMVKWAHEVAHASDLGRALRRALNEALTPPTGPVFLTLPLDVLRGEAAVEDVAPHVARGGAPDPAGLATAADLLRRARAPLVVAGDRVAQASAEPDLLALAEATGWPVALEPYPTRFVFPTRHPLARGALPRFAGGVRAALSDHDVVLAVGMTPFEHFLYDGASPLAPGTRVVHLDLAAEFIARNHPVAA